One genomic region from Burkholderia latens encodes:
- the flhC gene encoding flagellar transcriptional regulator FlhC: protein MASKSVVIEVKEITLAIELIELGARLQLLEAETSLSRDRLIKLYKELKGVSPPKGMLPFSTDWFMTWQPNIHSSLFYNIYRFMQDHGRCEPIQSIVKAYRLYLEHVNLSGDEAALSLTRAWTLVRFFDSGMLQMTPCTRCGGHFVAHAHDPHQGFVCGLCQPPSRAGKTRKAAAARAELAAAAA from the coding sequence ATGGCAAGCAAAAGCGTCGTGATCGAGGTGAAGGAAATCACCCTCGCCATCGAACTGATCGAACTGGGCGCCCGGCTGCAGCTGCTGGAGGCGGAGACGAGCCTGTCGCGCGACCGCCTGATCAAGCTGTACAAGGAACTGAAGGGCGTGTCGCCGCCGAAGGGCATGCTGCCGTTCTCGACCGACTGGTTCATGACGTGGCAGCCGAACATCCACTCGTCGCTGTTCTACAACATCTACCGGTTCATGCAGGACCACGGCCGCTGCGAGCCGATCCAGTCGATCGTGAAGGCGTACCGGCTCTATCTGGAGCACGTGAACCTGTCCGGCGACGAGGCGGCGCTGAGCCTCACGCGCGCATGGACGCTCGTGCGCTTCTTCGACTCGGGGATGCTGCAGATGACCCCGTGCACGCGCTGCGGCGGCCACTTCGTCGCGCATGCGCATGATCCACATCAAGGTTTCGTGTGCGGCCTCTGCCAGCCGCCGTCGCGCGCGGGCAAGACCCGCAAGGCAGCCGCCGCGCGCGCCGAACTGGCCGCCGCAGCGGCCTGA
- the flhD gene encoding flagellar transcriptional regulator FlhD, with product MSATSEMLSEIKEVNLSYLLLAQRLLREDKAMGMFRMGVSQELADVLANLTLAQTVKLAASNQMLCRFRFDDHALLSSLADKGRSDVVTHAHSAILMAGQPVESVR from the coding sequence ATGAGCGCCACCAGCGAAATGCTCAGTGAGATCAAAGAGGTCAACCTGTCGTACCTCCTCCTCGCGCAGCGCCTGCTGCGGGAAGACAAAGCGATGGGCATGTTCCGCATGGGCGTGTCCCAGGAACTGGCCGACGTGCTCGCGAACCTCACGCTCGCCCAGACCGTGAAGCTCGCCGCGTCGAATCAGATGCTGTGCCGTTTTCGCTTCGACGATCATGCGTTGCTGTCGTCGCTCGCCGACAAAGGCCGCAGCGACGTCGTCACGCACGCGCACTCGGCCATCCTGATGGCAGGCCAGCCGGTCGAAAGCGTCCGCTGA
- a CDS encoding glycosyltransferase family 4 protein, translated as MRIAQIAPLYEAVPPKLYGGTERVVSYLTEALVELGHDVTLFASGDSVTSARLEAAWPRALRLDPSIRDSMAPHMRLIEQVARVAHEFDVLHFHLDYLPFPLMSRLDTPYLTTLHGRLDLPELQPVFDAFANAPVVSISNSQRKPLPQAAWAGTVYHGLPDTLLTPQPDVKPEYLAFLGRICPEKRVDTAIRIAAQSGLPLKIAAKVDKADADYFKEVIEPLLGEAHVEFIGEINEAQKPAFLSGAKALLFPIDWPEPFGLVMIEAMACGTPVVAFNRGSVPEVIEDGVSGFIVEDVQGAVGALHRIDSLSREAIRARFETRFSSKAMARRYVETYETLCAGAKQPTLRQVAGA; from the coding sequence ATGCGTATTGCCCAGATCGCGCCGCTTTACGAAGCCGTCCCGCCGAAACTCTACGGCGGCACCGAGCGCGTCGTGTCGTACCTGACCGAGGCGCTCGTCGAGCTCGGCCACGACGTGACGCTGTTCGCGAGCGGCGATTCCGTCACGTCCGCCCGCCTCGAGGCGGCGTGGCCGCGCGCATTGCGGCTCGACCCGTCGATCCGGGACTCGATGGCGCCCCATATGCGCCTGATCGAGCAGGTCGCCCGGGTCGCGCACGAATTCGACGTGCTTCACTTTCACCTTGACTACCTGCCGTTCCCGCTGATGTCTCGGCTCGATACGCCGTACCTGACGACACTGCACGGCCGTCTCGACCTGCCCGAGCTGCAGCCGGTGTTCGATGCGTTCGCGAACGCACCGGTCGTGTCGATCTCGAACTCGCAGCGCAAGCCGCTGCCGCAGGCCGCGTGGGCCGGCACCGTCTATCACGGGCTGCCGGACACGCTGCTGACGCCCCAGCCGGACGTGAAGCCCGAATATCTCGCGTTTCTCGGCCGGATCTGCCCGGAAAAGCGCGTCGACACCGCGATCCGGATAGCCGCGCAAAGCGGGCTGCCGCTGAAGATCGCGGCGAAGGTCGACAAGGCCGACGCCGATTACTTCAAGGAAGTGATCGAGCCGCTGCTCGGCGAGGCGCACGTCGAATTCATCGGCGAAATCAACGAGGCGCAGAAGCCGGCGTTTCTGTCGGGCGCAAAGGCGCTGCTGTTCCCGATCGACTGGCCGGAGCCGTTCGGGCTGGTCATGATCGAAGCGATGGCCTGCGGCACGCCGGTCGTCGCGTTCAACCGCGGCTCGGTGCCGGAAGTGATCGAGGACGGCGTGAGCGGCTTCATCGTCGAGGACGTCCAGGGCGCGGTCGGCGCGCTGCACCGGATCGACAGCCTGTCGCGCGAAGCGATCCGCGCACGCTTCGAAACGCGTTTCAGTTCGAAGGCGATGGCGCGGCGCTACGTCGAAACTTACGAAACGCTTTGCGCGGGTGCAAAACAGCCGACCTTGCGTCAAGTCGCCGGCGCCTGA
- a CDS encoding H-NS histone family protein, with translation MSQYAKLKAQIADLQAQADEVRRQEVAAVIADVQRMIAEYGLTAQDLGFAERARRGRPPKKAPLPPKYRDPKSGATWSGRGKPPNWIVGKNRDRFLIE, from the coding sequence ATGTCTCAATACGCGAAACTCAAGGCGCAGATCGCCGATCTGCAGGCCCAGGCGGACGAGGTGCGCCGTCAGGAAGTGGCGGCGGTAATTGCCGACGTGCAGCGAATGATTGCCGAATATGGGCTGACGGCCCAGGATCTGGGCTTTGCCGAGCGAGCCCGGCGCGGGCGTCCGCCGAAAAAGGCGCCGCTGCCCCCGAAATACCGTGACCCGAAGTCGGGCGCGACCTGGAGCGGCCGCGGCAAGCCGCCGAATTGGATCGTCGGAAAAAACCGCGATCGTTTCCTGATCGAATGA
- the aqpZ gene encoding aquaporin Z: MNLSQRLAAEAFGTFWLVLGGCGSAVLAAAFPGLGIGFAGVALAFGLTVLTMAFAIGHISGCHLNPAVSVGLTVAGRFPARDLAPYIVAQVVGATLGAFVLYLIATGKPGFDVVGSGFATNGFGERSPGHYSLGAAFICEVVMTGFFLFVILGATDKRAPAGFAPIAIGLCLTLIHLISIPVTNTSVNPARSTGPALFVGGDAIGQLWLFWIAPIIGAAIAGIVYPLVAGRDDAVALPASARTIE, translated from the coding sequence ATGAATCTTTCTCAGCGCCTGGCTGCAGAGGCATTCGGCACGTTCTGGCTGGTGCTGGGCGGATGCGGAAGCGCGGTGCTGGCCGCCGCGTTTCCGGGCCTCGGCATCGGCTTTGCCGGCGTTGCGCTCGCATTCGGCCTGACCGTACTGACGATGGCATTCGCGATCGGACACATTTCGGGCTGCCATCTGAATCCGGCCGTGAGCGTGGGCCTGACCGTCGCCGGCCGCTTTCCGGCACGCGATCTCGCGCCGTACATCGTCGCGCAAGTCGTCGGCGCGACGCTCGGCGCGTTCGTGTTGTATCTGATCGCGACCGGCAAGCCGGGCTTCGACGTCGTCGGCAGCGGCTTTGCGACGAACGGCTTCGGCGAGCGCTCGCCCGGCCATTACTCGCTCGGCGCGGCGTTCATCTGCGAGGTGGTGATGACCGGCTTCTTCCTGTTCGTGATTCTCGGCGCCACCGACAAGCGCGCGCCGGCGGGCTTCGCGCCGATCGCGATCGGCCTGTGCTTGACGCTGATCCACCTGATCTCGATTCCCGTCACGAACACGTCGGTGAACCCGGCCCGCTCGACCGGCCCCGCGCTGTTCGTCGGCGGCGATGCGATCGGCCAGCTGTGGCTGTTCTGGATCGCGCCGATCATCGGCGCGGCGATCGCCGGGATCGTCTACCCACTGGTCGCCGGGCGCGACGATGCCGTCGCGCTCCCCGCATCCGCTCGCACCATCGAATAA
- a CDS encoding Cof-type HAD-IIB family hydrolase: MYKVIATDLDGTLLNSDHQLDPYTIETVRRLDRDGVQFVIATGRHYADVAGIRDVLGIRPYLITSNGARVHAPDDTAIHAQDIDPAIVRGLVQPGVTGAHGRVIVNLFTDRGWLIDREAPHLLEFHQDSGFRYEVIDMLAHDGADIAKVLYIGEPADLAVVAEQMRAQFGDALYVTYSLPDCLEVMTANVSKGRALRTVLARLGVDAGHCVAFGDNMNDIDLLETAGHAFMMNNANPDLIAQLPHIPRIGNNFDAGVARHLRTLFALEDTLDGVATS, encoded by the coding sequence ATGTACAAAGTCATCGCCACCGATCTCGACGGCACCTTGCTGAACAGCGACCACCAGCTCGATCCGTACACGATCGAGACCGTCCGCCGGCTCGACCGCGACGGCGTGCAGTTCGTGATCGCGACGGGGCGCCACTACGCGGATGTCGCCGGCATTCGCGACGTGCTCGGCATCCGGCCGTACCTGATCACGTCGAACGGCGCGCGCGTGCATGCACCGGACGATACGGCGATCCACGCGCAGGACATCGATCCCGCGATCGTCCGCGGGCTCGTCCAGCCAGGCGTGACGGGCGCGCACGGGCGCGTGATCGTCAATCTGTTCACCGACCGCGGCTGGCTGATCGACCGCGAAGCGCCGCACCTGCTCGAATTCCACCAGGATTCCGGCTTCCGGTACGAAGTGATCGACATGTTGGCGCACGATGGCGCGGACATCGCGAAGGTGCTGTACATCGGCGAGCCGGCCGACCTGGCCGTGGTTGCCGAACAGATGCGCGCGCAATTTGGCGATGCGTTGTACGTCACGTACTCGTTACCCGATTGCCTCGAAGTGATGACCGCGAACGTGTCGAAGGGGCGCGCGCTGCGCACGGTGCTCGCGCGGCTGGGTGTGGACGCCGGCCACTGCGTCGCGTTCGGCGACAACATGAACGACATCGACCTGCTCGAAACGGCCGGCCATGCATTCATGATGAACAACGCGAATCCCGACCTGATCGCGCAATTGCCGCATATCCCGCGGATCGGCAACAACTTCGACGCAGGCGTCGCCCGCCACCTGCGCACGCTGTTCGCACTCGAGGACACGCTCGACGGCGTCGCCACGTCCTGA
- a CDS encoding BadF/BadG/BcrA/BcrD ATPase family protein yields MTALLFALGIDGGGTGTRAVLADRHGHELAQGRGGPSGLGLGIERAWASIGAACADAFTRAGLAFDWSQCALGCGLAGVNNAAWLAAFRAQAPLGALAIESDAYTTVVGAHGGAPGLIVALGTGSIAAALDAAGDCRIAGGFGFPSGDEASGAWLGMRALAYAQQALDGRVPRDALADALLAETGAGDRDALVQWSCDANQTAYARLAPIVIAHRDHPYAAGLVAQAGDEIGKMIDALDPAQVLPVALCGGLADALAPAVPVRHAARLRAPLDDSAHGALRLALRALAAADAG; encoded by the coding sequence ATGACGGCATTACTTTTTGCGCTCGGCATCGACGGCGGCGGCACCGGCACGCGCGCGGTGCTGGCAGACCGCCACGGGCACGAGCTCGCGCAGGGGCGCGGCGGCCCGTCGGGGCTCGGTCTGGGCATCGAGCGCGCATGGGCGTCGATCGGCGCGGCGTGCGCCGACGCATTCACGCGGGCCGGGCTCGCGTTCGACTGGTCGCAATGCGCGCTCGGCTGCGGGCTCGCGGGCGTCAACAATGCCGCTTGGCTCGCCGCGTTCCGCGCGCAGGCGCCGCTCGGTGCGCTCGCGATCGAAAGCGATGCATATACGACGGTCGTCGGTGCTCACGGCGGCGCGCCGGGGCTCATCGTTGCGCTCGGCACCGGCAGCATCGCGGCGGCGCTCGACGCGGCTGGCGACTGCCGCATCGCCGGCGGCTTCGGCTTCCCGTCCGGCGACGAGGCGAGCGGCGCGTGGCTCGGTATGCGCGCGCTCGCGTATGCACAGCAGGCGCTCGACGGCCGCGTGCCGCGCGACGCGCTCGCCGATGCGCTGCTCGCGGAAACCGGCGCGGGCGACCGCGACGCGCTCGTCCAGTGGTCGTGCGACGCCAACCAGACGGCCTACGCGCGCCTCGCGCCGATCGTGATCGCGCACCGCGACCATCCGTATGCGGCCGGGCTCGTCGCGCAGGCCGGCGACGAGATCGGCAAGATGATCGACGCGCTCGATCCGGCCCAGGTTCTGCCGGTCGCGCTGTGCGGCGGCCTGGCCGACGCGCTTGCGCCGGCCGTGCCGGTCCGTCACGCGGCCCGGCTGCGCGCGCCGCTCGACGATTCCGCACATGGCGCGCTGCGGCTCGCGCTGCGGGCATTGGCAGCGGCCGACGCGGGCTGA
- a CDS encoding DNA-3-methyladenine glycosylase I has translation MSQRCNWVKTEADAHYHDTEWGVPSHDDRHLFEMLILEGAQAGLSWSTILNKRDGYRDAFAGFDVDIVARFTPKRIEKLLENPGIVRNRAKVESAVTNARAVQRIREDHGSLAEFLWSFVDYAPVQNAWTSYRDAPASTAQSDALSKALKVYGCKFVGSTICYALMQATGMVNDHEVGCPCHAKCAALGGKQTARHRKAG, from the coding sequence ATGTCGCAGCGGTGCAATTGGGTCAAGACGGAAGCGGACGCTCACTATCACGATACCGAGTGGGGCGTGCCGTCGCATGACGATCGCCACTTGTTCGAAATGCTGATCCTCGAAGGTGCGCAGGCGGGGCTGTCGTGGTCGACGATCCTGAACAAGCGCGACGGGTATCGCGACGCGTTCGCCGGCTTCGACGTCGACATCGTCGCGCGCTTCACGCCCAAGCGCATCGAGAAACTGCTCGAGAATCCGGGCATCGTGCGCAATCGCGCGAAGGTCGAATCCGCAGTGACCAATGCGCGGGCCGTCCAGCGCATTCGCGAGGACCACGGCTCGCTCGCGGAATTCCTGTGGTCGTTCGTCGATTACGCGCCGGTTCAGAATGCGTGGACGTCGTACCGCGACGCGCCCGCGTCGACCGCTCAGTCGGACGCGCTCAGCAAAGCGCTGAAGGTATATGGCTGCAAATTCGTGGGCTCGACGATCTGCTATGCGCTGATGCAGGCAACCGGAATGGTCAACGACCACGAGGTCGGCTGCCCGTGTCACGCGAAATGCGCGGCACTCGGCGGCAAGCAAACGGCACGGCACCGCAAGGCGGGCTGA
- the rpsU gene encoding 30S ribosomal protein S21, producing the protein MTTILLKENEPFEVAIRRFRRAIEKNGLIAELRERQSYEKPTAVRKRKKAAAVKRLHKRLRSQMLPKKLH; encoded by the coding sequence ATGACGACGATTCTTCTGAAAGAAAACGAGCCGTTCGAAGTGGCGATTCGCCGCTTTCGCCGTGCTATCGAAAAAAATGGCCTGATCGCTGAACTGCGCGAACGCCAGTCCTACGAAAAGCCGACCGCAGTCCGCAAGCGCAAGAAGGCAGCAGCCGTCAAGCGCCTGCACAAGCGCCTGCGCAGCCAGATGCTGCCGAAGAAGCTCCACTAA
- a CDS encoding flagellin domain-containing protein, producing MLNINTNILSLTTQTNLSGSQNALSQAINRLSSGKRVNTAADDAAGLAISTTQTAAINALTQGVANANNGISMIQTAAGALQSTVDNLQRIRTLAVEAGDGSLDSNARANLQAEVTTRLGEIDRVATQTTFNGQTILSNAGNVTFQVGASANQTVAVNFGATVWTSTGAGLSLSGLTVSDQTSAQSAITAIDAALKNVNTFQATLGAAQNTFQAAITTTQTQATNMSAARSQITDADFATETANLSKAQVLQQAGISVLAQANSLPQQVLKLLQ from the coding sequence ATGCTGAACATCAACACCAACATCCTTTCGCTGACGACGCAGACGAACCTGTCGGGCTCGCAAAACGCACTGTCGCAAGCGATCAACCGCCTCTCGTCGGGCAAGCGCGTCAACACCGCAGCCGACGACGCAGCAGGTCTCGCGATCTCGACGACGCAAACGGCGGCGATCAACGCGCTGACGCAAGGCGTTGCGAACGCGAACAACGGTATCTCGATGATCCAGACCGCCGCCGGCGCGCTGCAGTCGACCGTCGACAACCTGCAGCGTATCCGTACGCTGGCAGTCGAAGCTGGCGACGGCTCGCTGGACTCGAACGCACGTGCAAACCTGCAAGCTGAAGTTACGACGCGTCTGGGCGAAATCGACCGCGTCGCAACGCAAACGACGTTCAACGGCCAGACCATCCTGAGCAACGCCGGCAACGTCACGTTCCAGGTCGGCGCATCGGCGAACCAGACCGTTGCCGTCAACTTCGGCGCAACCGTGTGGACGAGCACGGGCGCAGGCCTGAGCCTGAGCGGCCTGACGGTCAGCGACCAGACGAGCGCACAGTCGGCAATCACGGCGATCGACGCAGCACTGAAGAACGTCAACACGTTCCAGGCAACGCTGGGTGCAGCACAGAACACGTTCCAGGCTGCAATCACGACGACGCAAACGCAGGCAACCAACATGAGCGCAGCGCGTTCGCAGATCACCGACGCGGACTTCGCGACGGAAACGGCGAACCTGAGCAAGGCGCAAGTGCTGCAGCAAGCCGGCATCTCGGTGCTCGCGCAAGCGAACTCGCTGCCGCAGCAAGTGCTGAAGCTCCTGCAGTAA
- the fliD gene encoding flagellar filament capping protein FliD, producing the protein MTTTSTSTSTTDIGSLLAQAGQSIISGATNSTLDVNSLVSALVTAKTAGQTQTLTTKQAADNTELSAVGKLKSALSALQTAIAGLANGTTLSGLAATASGNGITASVKSGGGSVAGSYSVNVTQLATANKLSSAGLTSTDAIAGGSLSITLGTNAAFNVNVAAGASLSDIATSINTTAGNPGVTASVITGSDGQHLVIQSNNTGAANQVSVSGTGVNAKLTSGYTTVTPAADAKLTVDGTPVSSASNSVSGVLTGVTLNLTAAAVNTTQTVTLSPDTTATTNAINAFVNAYNSYVTTSQSLSSYDPNTSTAGPLLGDSMLNTISNGLATAISGGVTTGSPSKTYSLAAIGINLQSDGTLQVDSTALNTALTSNSPAVAALFNTTNGVGKTLNTLVNTYTQTNGLIDQRTTAINADLKNLSDQATQLKNYSDQLTAQYNAQFTALNNLMATMANNTKYLTQLFGGSNSAGALATNK; encoded by the coding sequence ATGACCACGACGAGCACGAGCACAAGCACGACGGATATCGGCAGCCTTCTGGCGCAGGCCGGGCAATCGATCATCAGCGGCGCGACCAATTCGACGCTCGACGTCAATTCGCTCGTGTCGGCACTGGTCACCGCGAAGACGGCCGGTCAGACACAAACACTCACGACCAAGCAGGCAGCGGACAACACCGAGCTGTCGGCGGTCGGCAAACTGAAATCGGCGCTGTCCGCGCTGCAGACCGCGATCGCCGGTCTCGCGAACGGCACCACGCTGAGCGGTCTCGCGGCGACCGCCAGCGGCAACGGCATTACCGCATCGGTCAAGAGCGGCGGCGGTTCGGTGGCCGGTTCGTACTCGGTCAACGTCACGCAGCTCGCGACCGCGAACAAGCTGTCGTCGGCGGGGCTCACGTCGACCGACGCGATCGCGGGCGGTTCGCTGAGCATCACGCTCGGCACCAACGCAGCATTCAACGTCAACGTCGCGGCCGGCGCATCGCTGTCCGACATCGCGACGTCGATCAATACGACGGCCGGCAACCCGGGGGTCACCGCGTCGGTCATCACCGGCTCCGACGGCCAGCACCTCGTGATCCAGTCGAACAACACGGGCGCGGCCAACCAGGTATCGGTGAGCGGCACCGGCGTAAATGCCAAACTGACGTCGGGTTACACGACCGTGACGCCGGCCGCCGACGCCAAACTGACGGTCGACGGCACGCCGGTCAGCAGCGCATCCAACAGCGTGTCGGGCGTGCTGACGGGCGTCACGCTGAACCTGACGGCCGCTGCGGTGAACACGACCCAGACGGTTACGCTGTCGCCGGACACGACCGCCACGACGAACGCGATCAACGCGTTCGTCAACGCGTACAACAGCTACGTGACGACGTCGCAGTCGCTGTCTTCGTACGATCCGAACACGTCGACGGCCGGCCCGCTGCTCGGCGACTCGATGCTGAACACGATTTCGAACGGCCTCGCCACTGCAATCAGCGGCGGCGTCACGACGGGCAGCCCGAGCAAGACCTATTCGCTCGCGGCGATCGGCATCAACCTGCAGTCCGACGGCACGCTGCAGGTCGACTCGACCGCACTGAATACCGCACTGACGTCGAACAGCCCGGCCGTGGCCGCGCTGTTCAACACGACGAACGGCGTCGGCAAGACCCTCAACACTCTGGTCAACACGTACACGCAGACGAACGGCCTGATCGACCAGCGTACGACGGCGATCAACGCGGACCTGAAGAACCTGTCGGATCAGGCAACGCAGCTGAAGAACTACTCGGACCAGCTGACCGCGCAATACAACGCGCAGTTCACCGCGCTGAACAACCTGATGGCGACGATGGCGAACAACACGAAATACCTGACGCAGTTGTTCGGCGGTTCGAACAGCGCCGGTGCGCTCGCAACCAACAAGTAA
- a CDS encoding flagellar protein FliT: MTTDTLNQALHLTEAMQTATALRDWERVAALADARSPLLMGLSPEQTPEALDTIRRIMDIDASIAHDAQSDRDRLAQQFTESRDRIRAAGLYQATGML; the protein is encoded by the coding sequence ATGACGACCGATACGCTGAACCAGGCGCTCCACCTGACCGAGGCGATGCAGACGGCCACCGCGCTGCGCGACTGGGAACGCGTCGCGGCGCTCGCCGACGCGCGCTCGCCGCTGTTGATGGGCCTGTCGCCCGAGCAAACGCCGGAAGCGCTCGACACGATCCGCCGGATCATGGATATCGACGCGTCGATCGCACACGACGCGCAGTCCGATCGCGACCGCCTCGCGCAGCAGTTCACCGAATCGCGCGACCGGATCCGCGCGGCCGGCCTCTATCAGGCGACCGGCATGCTGTAA
- a CDS encoding tetratricopeptide repeat protein — MSGAVAERLNAALVHHEAGRFDDARALYEAIRRDEPDQPDATHFLGLLACQLGQFSAGLALMERAIALRADPVYLNNLGNMLRAHGRLDDATAAYRRAVALAPDYAEAHSNLGNALRDAGDADAAMLSCAHALALRPDYAPAFNNLGNALQDKGELDAAARAYEKAIALDPGYAQACFNRGNVLRAQRRLDDAIACYRRAIALQPTLNAAHHALGILLFERGELDASIASLARAAESGEVDCLLHLAAALERAGDLDGTAASLQRALAAAPDRADLHLHLAQTLVQQGKRRDALDRCRIALSLPNPTAQMHAIEGDLLCAMWQLDAGLASYDRALDVDPAFRNAHSGSMFHAAGSDRLSPAQLLERARAFGTQMAAQASPRTHAPRPAAGRVLRVGFVSGDLKSHPVAVFLSSVVAALDPSRVEALAYATQSVQDDTTAMLKRHFAVWRDITALDDRAAADLIANDRVDVLVDLSGHTASNRLPLFAWKPAPVQATWLGYFATTGIAAIDYVIGDRHVLPENEAHHFVERPWRLPDSYLCFTPPDLPLDVGPLPAGRERVVTFGCLNNANKIGDAVVALWSRVLDAVPGSRLLLKSAQLDEAALRASVAARFAAHGIAAGRLVLRGGSTRLEHLGTFNDIDIVLDPFPYPGGTTSVEGLWMGAPFITRRGDRFLSHIGESILHTLGMPEWIADNDDDYVAKAAAFARDLPHVAEVRAGLRERLLRSPLCDAQRFARNLEAAFAQMVDAAAAAR; from the coding sequence ATGAGCGGCGCCGTCGCGGAGCGACTGAACGCGGCGCTCGTGCATCACGAGGCCGGGCGTTTCGACGACGCGCGCGCGTTGTACGAGGCCATCCGTCGCGACGAGCCCGATCAGCCGGATGCGACGCATTTCCTCGGGCTGCTCGCGTGTCAGCTGGGCCAGTTTTCGGCCGGTCTCGCGCTGATGGAGCGCGCGATCGCGCTGCGCGCCGATCCCGTGTACCTGAACAACCTCGGCAACATGCTGCGGGCGCACGGCCGCCTCGACGACGCGACGGCCGCATACCGGCGCGCGGTCGCGCTCGCGCCCGACTACGCGGAGGCGCACAGCAACCTCGGCAACGCGCTGCGCGACGCGGGCGATGCCGATGCGGCGATGCTGAGCTGCGCGCACGCGCTCGCGCTGCGCCCCGACTATGCGCCGGCCTTCAACAATCTCGGCAACGCGCTGCAGGACAAGGGCGAACTCGACGCCGCGGCGCGTGCGTACGAGAAGGCGATCGCACTCGATCCCGGCTATGCGCAGGCGTGCTTCAACCGTGGCAACGTGCTGCGCGCGCAACGCCGGCTCGACGACGCGATCGCGTGTTACCGGCGTGCGATCGCGCTGCAACCGACGCTGAACGCCGCGCATCATGCGCTCGGCATACTGCTGTTCGAGCGCGGCGAACTCGACGCGTCGATCGCAAGCCTTGCCCGCGCGGCGGAATCGGGTGAAGTCGATTGCCTGCTCCACCTCGCGGCGGCGCTCGAACGCGCGGGCGATCTCGACGGCACGGCTGCGAGCCTGCAGCGCGCGCTGGCCGCCGCACCCGATCGGGCCGATCTGCATCTCCACCTTGCGCAGACGCTGGTGCAGCAAGGCAAGCGGCGCGACGCGCTCGACCGTTGCCGGATCGCGCTGTCTCTGCCGAATCCGACCGCGCAGATGCATGCGATCGAGGGCGACCTGCTGTGCGCGATGTGGCAGCTCGATGCGGGCCTCGCGAGCTATGATCGCGCGCTCGACGTCGATCCCGCGTTTCGCAACGCGCACTCGGGCAGCATGTTTCACGCGGCCGGCAGCGACCGGCTGTCGCCCGCGCAGCTGCTGGAGCGCGCGCGTGCGTTCGGCACGCAAATGGCCGCGCAGGCATCGCCGCGTACGCATGCGCCGCGGCCGGCCGCCGGGCGCGTGCTGCGCGTCGGATTCGTGTCCGGCGACCTGAAGTCGCATCCGGTCGCGGTGTTTCTGTCGAGCGTCGTAGCGGCGCTCGATCCGTCGCGCGTCGAAGCGCTCGCCTATGCGACGCAGTCGGTGCAGGACGACACGACCGCCATGCTCAAACGCCACTTCGCGGTATGGCGCGACATCACCGCGCTTGACGATCGTGCGGCCGCGGACCTGATCGCGAACGACCGCGTCGATGTGCTGGTCGACCTGAGCGGCCATACCGCGTCGAACCGGCTGCCGCTGTTCGCATGGAAGCCGGCGCCGGTGCAGGCGACCTGGCTCGGCTATTTCGCGACGACGGGTATCGCCGCGATCGACTATGTGATCGGGGATCGACACGTATTGCCCGAAAACGAGGCGCACCACTTCGTCGAGCGGCCGTGGCGGCTGCCGGACAGCTATCTGTGCTTCACACCGCCGGACCTCCCGCTCGACGTCGGCCCGCTGCCGGCCGGTCGCGAACGTGTCGTCACGTTCGGCTGCCTGAACAACGCGAACAAGATCGGCGATGCGGTCGTCGCGCTGTGGTCGCGCGTGCTGGATGCGGTTCCCGGTTCGCGGCTGCTGCTGAAATCGGCGCAACTCGACGAGGCCGCGCTGCGCGCGAGCGTCGCCGCGCGCTTCGCGGCGCACGGGATCGCCGCCGGGCGGCTGGTGCTGCGCGGCGGATCGACGCGGCTCGAGCACCTCGGCACGTTCAACGACATCGACATCGTGCTCGATCCGTTCCCGTACCCGGGCGGGACGACGAGCGTGGAAGGACTGTGGATGGGCGCACCGTTCATCACGCGGCGCGGCGACCGCTTCCTGTCGCATATCGGCGAAAGCATCCTGCACACGCTCGGGATGCCCGAATGGATTGCCGACAACGACGACGACTATGTCGCGAAGGCGGCCGCGTTCGCCCGGGATTTGCCGCACGTCGCCGAGGTGCGGGCGGGGCTGCGCGAGCGGCTGCTGCGCTCGCCGCTATGCGATGCGCAGCGGTTTGCGCGCAATCTCGAAGCGGCGTTCGCGCAAATGGTCGATGCGGCCGCCGCTGCGCGGTAG